The DNA sequence GTTTTGCTTATTAACCGAACCGTCTTTGCATTCGGTTCACTgttcaaccggttcgaccagCCGATTCGAACCGGTTTTAAGAACATTGATGTaaagtatatattttgtttttaaaattttttaaaatattcttaatatttagtttatttttaattcaatattttGTTTCTTATATTATCTTTCAATCTAGCAACTAAGAATTGAACTTCATTTGaaatcaatgcattttttttgttttttttgttcatGAAATCAATGCATCTTTTTGTTTGTAGCGTTTGAGTTATATAGGCTTTTTGTAGGCCTAACTATTGAAAACTTTTAGCAAGTCGTGTCACTTTGTACTGTTGTAGACCAAGTACAATCTAAATCCAGTTGTATCATGGACCCTGAAAATGTAGCTTCTCAAATCAACTAAACCAACAAGTGTAGAAAAGGTAAAAGCGAAAAAGACAAAAAGGGTGATCAATTCAGGTAGCTTAGGATTGGTGTATTGAACCCACGTGAACCGAACACGAAACCTTCTGATCTGAAGTCAGATGCAGTAGCATTGCGCCACGGAAATGTAATGCCcaagttttttaatttatttttctattgcaTTTTCCTTGGGAAAAGCCCAACATAGTTTTGGGCCATCGTTTTGGTTAAATATGTTTTCCATATCGTAAAAATTATGTGGTTCTCCAGCTCGTTTCATTGATGACCCAGCTCTTGTTTTCCATATTGTCAGACAAGGACTTATCCACACTTACTTAAATAGATTAGTAAGTTCAAATTCGATATGTCAAGAAccaagatttgaatttttaatatttgtttaaaCGAACGAGTAAATTGACCAACTCAAAGTGGTTGGTTAGTTTCTGAAAACCAAATCGATCATTAAATTGCTCTAGTCACTGATTTACTAATTTATTGGTCTAACCGGTGGTTCAACTAGAAAACCGTTTTAgaatgaaataataaataaattatagataaatatcctaaaatataattatagtctaatataaatcttaaaatatcttcaaaatttaaaacactatATAAAATTTCATCAACCAAATCCATATGATCTTATCTAAATATTAAATGCCAACATGAAGATTTATTAATCATCAAAATCCGTAAGAACTTGTTACAAATTTGCTTCGGTGGAATCATCTTCACCTTCATTTCTACTCTCTTGAGTAGAAGAATCAAGAGATGCAGCATAAAGACCATTACTACCACTGCCACTTTGATATAAATCAGCATCAATATCACCTAATAAAATACACatgttattattatgttataaACTAACAACATTCTAATAAATCATTAGAAAATAAACTATAATACTTACGCAATAAGTCATTCACATTACTAGGACGATCAGGCTCTTTCTCTACAACCTCTTTCGTCACCCAAAAATCAACTAAATTGATGCTTTTATAACCAATTGGATCATATTGtatcttttgctttcttttttctttttccttcttaaaaagttaaatacaatatatgaagaattaataatttacaaatttgttatgATAAAGATTACATATGAAATAATATGATATTGCAAGAAACATATATTACCTGGATTTAAGACGCAAATTATAAGTAACATAAACAATATCATTTAGTCTATCATGCTCcaatctatttcttctttttgtatgaaTCTGGTAAAAAAGACTCCAATTTTTCTCACACCCAGAAGAAATAGATGCTTGTCTAAGAATGCGAACAACTATCCTTTGTAAACATGGAGCAGAACTACTGAATAACCTCCACCATTCATCTACCAATTATAAAACCATAACATATTGAAAGTTATCAATTAAGAACATAAAAGCATAAAACAAATTACtattaaataaatattcaaatattctTACCAGGCTTAAGTTTAGATGCAGCTCGAATAGCTTCGAGTCTATCAAAGCTTTCCTTCTGATCTCTATATAAATGTATTTCTTTCATTGCCTCAACTGAATCCAAATTGTTACACTTGCAATACAAGGTAATAAGATCAAGTAAACACGCATAACATTAGGtgcttttttttatcattttcattaaaaaagaatGCAGGATTCAGGAAGTAAGTTGCCGCATGAAGATCTTTCTTCAAATGCTTGTCCCATCTTGAGTTAATAATATCTGTATACGGATGATATGCAATCTTGTTTTGCTTAAACATCTCTTTAATTGCATCTTTTGCCCTTAGAATTTCTTCATAAACATATCCCAAAGATGGTTTATCATCAGCATCAATAAGCCTCATCAATTTAATCAAATGGCCCACAAGTTTATGTGCAGTAAAGCAATCATCTTAGAATTTGCTATCCAAAATAATAGCACTCACAGTTGTACCATTAACACTCCTATCTAATTTGTGACCAGTAAAAAATGAATCTACAATCAATGCTTGCAAATCTGCTCTACGATCAAAGATGCTCTTTAATGTGATAAATACAGTTGCAAAATGAGTTGCACCAGGAGATACAATTTCTTTCTAATTAGGTCTTTTTCTAAGCCAAGATAAGAAAATCATATGGTTGTACCAAATACTATGATCTTTAAAGCACGTGATGCAAGGTTAGAAATATGCACCATGCTacttatatcttttaaaataagattaaggcAATGAGTAGCACATGGTGACTAATAGATGTTATCATATTTCTTATTGATAAGCCTACCAGTAACAGCATAATTGGCCGCATTGTCAGTCATAACATGCACAATATCATTAGGGCCAATCCATTCAATCACCTCAGCAAACAAGTTACATAATATTGAAGCATTTTTTACCATACTTGAAGCATCTACAAATTTTACAAAGCACAAACCTTTAGAACAATACACCAGGAAATTAATTAAAGTTCTTTGTCTTTAATCTGTCCAACCATCATCCATGAGGTATCCATGAGGGTACATCCAATTTTTCTCCATACACTCCTATAACTATCAACTAGCATTTGACATTCTCTTTTAAGATCAACCAACAAGTGAATCCTTAACTTATCATAAGAAAGACCCTTGTAACCAGGTCCAATACCAACAACACCATATAGCATATCTTGAAAAAAATGGCGATATAACTGCATTAAATGGAATTTTACAGTCCAAAAACCCTTTTAAGACTTGGTTGAGCTCTTGGAGTTGTTCTTGGTGCAAACATAGGAGGAATGACTTTGACTTTCTTTTTTCGATCGCCTCCAACCACTTGCTGACTCGAAGTACGCTGCTGTTCTTCTTGAGCTATTGCTTCATCAATTGCATCCTCTACCTCATCACCACCCTCTTCATCAGAActtacttttcttttgtttttgttgataTGAATTTCTTTCAATAAGTTTTTCATCTGTTTTTCCACATCATATGGAACTTTAGGATACTTTTTCACATCTCCAGTAATCTTTGCTAGATGTTTCTTCATCCTGTGAATTTTGCCTCCATTAAAAACTTGTAGACAAAATAAACATTGATATTGTGGTTTTCCGTTCACAATTTGTAAAGAAACATATTTCCAAGCTAAATTTGTTTTTTCCCGTAAATTAGAAGAATCTTGTGACTGACTATCGTTAGAATTGGGAGGATTAGGATTATCAGCAACATTTGAAAGAAGAGAATTAACAGACAAATTATTATTCACATATGCATTGTTATCAGTAATTGTTTCTTGATTAATACTATCATccataactaaaattaataaatcattcaataaattaaaaacagcagcagcattcagcaacaaacattTAAAGGGTGACACTAAATTAATCATCAACAACACCATATCTAAACTCAACAATCACCATTCAGCAATTATAAAACATTGAATACAGCAGTACATtataaaacactaaaacaacAACACCAGTATATTATCGAACAACAACACCAGTACATTAGAAACACCATTTAGCAAGGCAGTGATGACACTATATTAAACACTGAAttaaatttcagaaattaaacagaGCATTAGCAAGGTAGAAGAAGAACATTAGCAACATTATTTGAGCAATATTCAATAAGGCAGTgatgacactaaattaaacaCTGAAttaaatttcagaaattaaacagaGCATTAGCAaggcagaaattaaacaaagcattaacaaggcagaagaagaagaacattagCAACATTATTTGAGCaacaatttcagaaattaaaaggaagaagaagaaccaagcaTTTAGTAACTAGAGCCATCAGTAACCATagcaaaattaaaaagaagaagcaAAGCATGGCCACTGACCTTCAACAGAGACACGGACGGCAACCGGCAAGAGACGAGATGACGGCGACAGGTGAGACGACGACAAACGGCGAGCTGCTCCAACCTCCAAGCCACGAACAAAGAAACCAGTGGATGACGTGCCGAGCTACCTGGGTTTCGGACTTGGGGAAAAGAAAGAAGTGAAGGCATCGAGAACGGAAAACATGGGGATGGCGGCGGCAAGGAACCTGACGAAGAAGCGACTAAGGTTTTGCTTCAAAGCAGTTTTCACGAATGATGGGGGAAGGAGGGGGTTCATGAATGGGCAAATGGCTTCAGCTTGCAcatttggtttttctttttcttttttttgttaacGCTAAACGGTGTCATTTTCGTAGAACCAGCCGGTTCAACGATTTCCAAACGATTCTCTAATATCAGTGGTTATTGACAGCGAATTGGACCGTTTTCATTGCTGGTTTCCGGTTGAGCCAGTTCAACCTGCCGGTTCGGTCCAATTTTCATAACCATGGTTACAAAACAATACTTAATATCAATATTTGTTGATCAAAATTTTTTTGTCATAAGTCTCCTAGGCTGCATTTGTTTTTGGAGACAGTACACAGAGACATGGACATTAATGTTTAAAACATGTTTGGTAGCAGAGACATAGACACTGGACACATTGACTCTGgaacagttttattttatttttgtgtccactcttttatGAAGGACAAAGATAGACACGGGATTTAACAAAGTGGACAcggattttttaatgaaaattctttcctattttatccctacatattattattattccattgTTAcccttttttaaatcatatcataAGCCCTAATTTGATGTGTTGTGTAGCAGAGTTCTCCTCCGAGGTAATCTTCCCTATACTCTATGTTTCatctctccttcttccttctcaaTTCGGATTCTTTTTTCGTTTTACTTCCAAGGTCTAGCTCTCTgtctcctctctttctcttcttgctctttgtccctttcttcttcttcttcttcttatttctcttctttctctgGTGTTCTGTTGTTTAGTACGacatcttcttattcttctttctttttctttgtttctttttcttcttctttactgCTTCTCCTCTTCATTTTTTTGTTCAACTAATTTAACTACAACATTTCATAAGCAAATTATTTATTAGAGCTTATCACAACTTTTGGAATTCATGCGTTTTTCTCTTTCTCAGTCACGCAGGTATAACTCTGCCCTTCGTCTCCTTGCTTCTTATTTtcgtttgtatttatttttttactttaaattattGTGTTCTTCtggcttcttttatttttatttgtttatattgttTGTGATTTGAAAATGTAAAAATTGAGTATGGACATGAGAAATTGTCTTTCTGgtgtcaaattttttaatttatacaatGATGTTGTGAATGAATAATTGAACATATTTTGTACTGAATGGAATAATGAATGGAAAAAATTATATTGAACTCTTCTTATTTGTTtgaatgcaaaaataaaataattagttggttatgttgttatttttattgttgttgattatttttagtatttatgttattttataataaattatgatttatattttttatctcttgTTAGGGAAGAATGGAACCATTGGACCGATCTGATCaatttaggtaatttttttttatttagattgaACTTGAGACAGCTACAATATTAGTTTTGATGTTTGcattttttatttgagaaataGGAGAAGGAGACATTTGTTGATTAGGAATAGAGAAATTAATACTAGTCCCTTAAGACGGAATGTGTTAAGCCGCATCATAGGAGGAGGCGATACGAATTGTATTTGGGAATTAAGGATGAGTGTAGATGCAATAGGAAAATTATGTGAGTTACTTAAAGTTCAGGGTGGATTAAGCGATGAATGTCATGTAAATATACCTGAGCAagtgattatatttttaataattttagctcATCATAAAAAGAATCGCACACTCCAAGTTATATTTTATAGGTCAGGAGAAAcaataagtaagtattttaataaaGTGTTGTCGTTGGTAATACATGTCCAAAGCCTGTTGTTTGCAAAGGTTGTTCCTATTTCAGATGACTGCATAGATCCCCGATGGAAATGGTTCAAGGTACGTCTAATGAAGAAATGTGGTTGTggttttatattatatatggtaTGGTATAGAGATAGTTTTAACACTTTAATTTATTTGGTTTAGAATTGTCTAGGAGCATTAGATGGAACATATATAGATGTGACTGTCCCTGAAGAAGATAAATCAAGATACATAACAAGAAAGGGTAAAATATCAACCAACGTCCTAGGCGTATGCAATCGAGATATGAATTTTGTGTACGTACTTAGTGGATGGGAAGGATCAGCATCAGattcaagagtccttagagaTGCAATTTCACGTCGTAATAGCCTCAAGATACCAATTGGTATGTAATAGTTAAATTTTAGGTAACAAAAACACTTCAAAACTTTTAAGTCATACAATTTTCTTAATCCTCATAATGTGTCTCTTTTAATTTATAGAGAATTATTATTTAGTGGATGCTGGTTATACTAATTGCAAAGGGTTTCTAGCACCATATAGACATATTCGATACCACGTACAAGAATGGGCCTATGGTAGAAATGTGCCTAGAAACTTTCGAGAATATTTTAACAAGAAGCACTCTTCAGCTAGGAACATTATTGAGCGTTGTTTTGGTTTACTGAAAAAGAGATGGGGAATTTTGAGGAGTCCTTGTTTCTACCAAATCAAGAcacaaaatagaataattattacttgttgtttattacaaaattttattcGGCTTAATATGGACTCCGATCCTGAGGAGGACATATTACTTGAGAATGAGCAAGTGCTTATTGGAGAGGAGCATGGTGATAACCAAGATGGCGACGATGAAATGATTGACAGTGTAGAGGGCAGCAACGAATGGACTGTTTGGCGAGACAACTTAGCACATGAAATGTACAATGAGTGGATGCATAGCCGAATCAATTAGTTGATTTATTTGTTATATgtgtattttatttgaattattatgATAATTTGTTGTGTTGGATTTTGTATTGTATGGATACATTATAAAAATAATGTCATGATATGCTTATGATATGCTTCTGTGTTGGATTTTATGTTGTATTGATACATTATATgtgtattttatttgaattattatgtgtattttatttaaatatattgtaTTGATACATTATAAAGATAATGGAATGATATGCTTAGGATGTtcaattgaattttgattgagttAATCTAGATTGTAAGGACAAATGGATAGACATGTCTGGACTGATGAAGAGACAGAGGTATTTGTTGGTTTTATGGAGGAGCTTGTCATTGATGGAAGAATAGTTGATGCAAGTCAATTTTGGCCTTGATCTTTTGAGAAACTTGCTGCAAAAATGAATGGGAGGTTTCCAGGTAGTGGCTTTCAAATAAGTCATTGCAAAAACAAGGTTAAGAGGTTGAAAGAAAAATATCAATTTGCTGCTAACATGGCAGCCTGTAGCGGTTTTGGATGGGATGATGTGAAGCAATGTGTGGTTGTGGACAACAAAGAGATCCTAGCTGCGTATATGAAGGTTGGTTTACAAGTTTGATTTTGttgaattaattttattctaCTTGATAGTCTGTCCTTCTTTGttgatcttttatttttttttattttttctagaaACAAGGAGTAAGGTTATATGCTCTAGGAAAGCCTTTTCCCCTTTATACACGCCtggaaaaaatattttgtaaagaAAGAGCAAAATGGGGAAGTTGCTGTATGCGGCAATGATGCTGAAGAAGAAGTGCAAAAGAATGGGTATGAAGAAATGGACGAAGAAGATATGGATATCTTTAACTCAAACCATGATTGCAATGAATCTCTACTCCAACAATCAAATTTTGTGGCTTCATCTTCTGGgaagaaacaaggaaagaagcTTTCCTCATTTAAAGCGGCAAAGGATACCAAGATGATAAAGGAGTTAACTGACACGCTGAAATATGTGTTCAATCAACAGGAAAAGCGTTTGGATGCTTTTGCCTAAGCTATGGTAAACACTCGTGAGAAAAAAAAAGGCTGGTGATATACTTAGCGAACTTGGATTCACTGATGATGAAGTTATTTCTATTGCACTCAAGTTCTCCACAAATCCTCAACTGGAAAAATGTTTTGGTCATTGGGAAATAGTCAGAAAGCCAGATTTATTAGAGCTATATTGCATACTTAGAATTAGAGTTAATCTCTTTTAGAATTATCATTTTGTGCAGATTTAGGTTCAAACATGCATAATTTTGAATGCAAGATTTTGTTGATGTTAGTGCATAATTAGTTTTAAGTATTGGTTTTAATTATGTTAACATAGAAACTTGTTCAAAATGGGTGCTTAACTAATTTTGGTTTTTTCTTCAATTTGCATATGTTTCTTTTGTTTATGTTCAATTAGAAATTTTAATCAACTGTGcagaatataattttatttatgttaagcaTGTGCAAAAGTACTCACTAGAAATGATAAAATGACAATAATAAAATCACATGATATGACGCACACAGAAATATCTAGCTCTCTCGTGTACACACTCAAATCTAAGGTTTCATCCTAAATTTACAGTTGCAAGCCTTGATGCTATGAGCCTATGAGATTATTAGATGACAAGCTATCCACCAGCAATTGGCATTCCCCCAAGACCTTTCTTCATAACCTTCA is a window from the Arachis hypogaea cultivar Tifrunner chromosome 17, arahy.Tifrunner.gnm2.J5K5, whole genome shotgun sequence genome containing:
- the LOC140180494 gene encoding protein ALP1-like, whose amino-acid sequence is MGMAAARNLTKKRLRFCFKAVFTNDGGRRGFMNGQMASACTFANWTVFIAGFRLSQFNLPVVPISDDCIDPRWKWFKNCLGALDGTYIDVTVPEEDKSRYITRKGKISTNVLGVCNRDMNFVYVLSGWEGSASDSRVLRDAISRRNSLKIPIENYYLVDAGYTNCKGFLAPYRHIRYHVQEWAYGRNVPRNFREYFNKKHSSARNIIERCFGLLKKRWGILRSPCFYQIKTQNRIIITCCLLQNFIRLNMDSDPEEDILLENEQVLIGEEHGDNQDGDDEMIDSVEGSNEWTVWRDNLAHEMYNEWMHSRIN